ACCAGCTCCCACCACCTCCTCTCTCCGCTCCTCTCCTCCTCtagcctctcccctccctctgggtCTCCCGCCTTCCCGGAGCACGCGCTGCCAAGGCCTGGGGCGCCGGGCGGCCAATGGCACGGCGGCAGGACGTGATGTCAGGCGCGGCTGTAGAAAAGGCGCGGAGGCTTGCGCTGGCGCGGACTGCGGAGCCGAGGCTGAGCTCGGCGCGCGCTTGGGTAGCGTTGCGCGCGGCTGGGCCCGCGGCCGGCggctcctcctcccactctgctcctcctcctttttctcctcctccacctcctcctccgccgcctcctcctcttcctcctcctcctcttcaattCTCCGGGTGGCTCGGCTCAGCTCGCAGGCTTCGCGGAGACCCCTACTCCAGTTTGCCTTTGGTTGGGAACACACCCCGGGGGAAAGAGACGTGCAGGCATCTGGGCCGCCGCGGGCACCTAGCTGTTCCTGGGTGAACCCCGACTGCAGCCACCGCCGCCTGGGGCAGAGTTTGCGCCCCTGATTTGCGCCCTGGGCGCCAGAGCCCAGCGAGCGATGCCTGCGGCGTGAAAGCGCCCACAGCGGGCGCCGACCTCTGCCCTGGTCTCCTGCCCCCATCTCACCCCCTACCCTTGTGACCCTGGCTTCGGCGCCGCCGCCCAGGCGCCCCGCGATGTAGCTGCCCCCACGCCTCGGCGGGAGGCGTCCTGGCCCTCGGGCGCCCGGGGCCCGGAGCCCGGCCTGGGGGCGCAGCCGAGCTCGGGCGGGGCCGGGGCCGCGGTGGCGATGCACTGGGCCGGTTAACGCCGGGAGCGCCAGGCAGCTGAGGCGAGGGGCAAGCCCTTCCTCGGGGCAGCCGCGTCCCCGGTCCCGCCGCGATGCTGTTCCACAGTCTGTCGGGCCCCGAGGTGCACGGGGTCATCGACGAGATGGACCGCAGGGTCAAGAGCGAGGCTCCGGCCATCAGCTCCGCCATCGACCGCGGCGACACGGAGACGGTAGGCGCGCGGCTGTGGAGTTGGGTCTGAGAGCTGGGACCTGGCGGGGCCAGCCAGCGCCTCTGTTCCCCGAACTTTAGGTAGAGTCCTCCGAGACGCACGGGACCAAGGCTGGGGGATCCTTGGACAGGGTGCGAGGCCTGGGGCGCCAGACTCAGGGGAAACTCGTTTgctagagaggaagagggaatcAAGGTTGAAACCCAGATCTGGACAGCGAGGGTGGAGGAGAACGTTGTTCTAGAAGTGGAAGCGCGAGGCCACTCTCTTCTCCCCGCTCCCGGCGCTCCGGTCCACAGTCCTGACTCTCCACTGCTCGGCTGCTGGTTCTGGCGCCGATGCCTCGGGGAAAAGGGAGAACCGGTGGAAGCTCTAGCTGGTTTGAGTCGCTTTCAGTCTTCTGGCAGTCTGGGATTCTCTCCTTAGCTCAGTTTCAGGGCTCTGCGACATCTGGGCCAGCACTTTCCGTTGATCGTGACTCGTGTTCCTAACTGGCTAGATTTGGCCAGGCAATGGTTCGGAGTTCAGTCCCGGCCTGGCTTCTGCGGAAGGAGACTCCATTAGGTTCTCTGTACCTGGCTCTGCCGTCCCGGCCCCAAATAGCCTCCCCCGGGGCCAGCCTAGCAGGCGCTGCCTAAGCAGCGGCTGCAATGACCTTTAGAGACCGAGGAGGTGGGAAGCCTGGCCCGAGTTTCTCCCTTCTAGAGCCACAGCTCCGTGACCTCTGGGTTTCCCCTGAGCCCTTCTTTCTGGATAAACCTCTGCTGCTCagttttattaggaaaaaaattagatGGGCCTGTCTTGCACACTCCTGGAAGGTCGCTCTATATCCCACTTAACCTACTAGCAAGACCCAAGCGGGAACCAGAAGTTGCTGGACCTGCCCTGGGCTGAACCTTTGGTCTAAGGATCAAGAGGCTACTGGGGCTTGGGGCCAGGAATCCTGCTGCCTCTCTGAAGAGTCGTACTTGTGGAGGGAGACTTTTAATACTCACCTTACTTTACCCACTTAGTTCTTTTCTGAGGCCCAGCACTTTTAATAAACACTTTGAGGAATTCCTTTGGAGAGCTTGGGGGAAGAGCCCCCTCTGTCCCAGTACTTAAAAGCTGCGGGGACATTCCTGGGGCAAGGGCGTGAGGGCAGGAATAGGGAGACCTCAGGCCTGAGAACAACTTAAAACTGTAAAGTGGTGCTGCTGCGGCTTGGCTCGGTGGATGCCTGGAGCTGAGCTGTGCAGCTTGGGCCTGGTAGATGGAGAAAATGGGCTGCCCAGCTAGATCGTCCTCTAGGCCgattcaaggatagccagggccaggGAAGGAGCTCAGGCCGTTTTCTTGGTGGGAGCACAGCTGTAGGCTGCCCCTAACTGAGgtgttctgtctctctccttttgtaGACCATGCCGTCCATCAGCAGTGACCGGGCAGCGTTGTGTGCTGGCTGTGGGGGCAAGATCTCTGACCGCTACTACCTGCTGGCAGTAGACAAGCAATGGCACATGCGCTGCCTCAAGTGCTGTGAATGCAAGCTCAACCTGGAGTCGGAACTCACCTGCTTCAGCAAGGATGGCAGCATCTACTGCAAAGAAGACTACTACAGGTAGATCCTACCCAGACCCCGCTGGCCTTCAGGGACCCACACCTTCCACCTCCTTTGCTTTCACTCGCAGGACAGTTTGCCCCACCAAAGACCCTTCTTCTCCAAGCCAGCACCCACCAAACTTAGTGACAACTTTCTAAATTAGCAATTCGGGGCACCCTTGGAAAGAATCATGAAGTAGAGGAACAGAAAAGCCAACGTTACCCTCCTTTCTGAGTTCAGGGTGCTTAAAAAGTCAGcttggatgggtaggtgggtggggtcTTCATACTACTTTCCCTTTTGGAGTTTCTTGACTCAACcagaagagacagaaataagACACCCCGAAACTCTGGCAGCCTGGCTGACAAAGTGAGACCAAATTGGAGGAAGAGCTAGGATAGCTCAGCAGTTCTCCGGGCTGGGGGTGAGGCCGGTTGTAAAAGTTGGCCAGGGTTAAAGAGTGGGGGCCAAGCTCTTCTTTCTCCTACCCAGCTTTAGAGTTAGGGTCTATTTAtggattctctctgtgtgtctctgtctctatttctctctttccccatctctgcttcttccaaATTCCAGCGGTGTGTAGGATTCCCAGGTGCTGGTCTGGAGGGAAGGGGCAAAGGTTGAGGAAGGGGTAAGTGAGGGCGTTTCTCCCCATTCTAAGTAAAGTCGTTCTTAAGACTTGCTCAGATTCTGCACAAAGTAGACTCTCCTGTGGGTGTGAAGATGGCTAAGGGAACCTATTTCAGGCAGGGCCAGGCCTGGGTTAAAATCTAACTCTCTTCACACTAACCCTCTAGTGGGTCCAGGCCGTCCATCTTGAGGAGGggaccccacaccccacacccccaatGATAGCAACAGACCTAGAGGAGGAGTATAGGGATATGGGGGGATACCCAACCATTTGTCCCCACAGCCCCTCCCTCCATGGTCCCCACAGGCGGTTCTCTGTGCAGCGCTGTGCCCGCTGCCACCTGGGCATCTCGGCCTCAGAGATGGTGATGCGTGCTCGGGACTTGGTTTATCACCTCAACTGCTTCACATGCACCACGTGTAACAAGATGCTGACGACCGGCGACCACTTCGGCAtgaaggacagcctggtctattgCCGCTTGCACTTCGAAGCACTGCTGCAGGGCGAATACCCGGCACACTTTAACCATGCCGACGTGGCAGCGGCGGCAGCTGCAGCCGCAGCAGCTAAGAGTGCAGGATTGGGCTCAGCCGGGGCTAATCCGCTGGGTCTTCCCTACTACAACGGCGTGGGCACTGTGCAGAAGGGGAGGCCAAGAAAGCGCAAGAGTCCAGGACCCGGGGCAGATCTGGCAGCCTACAACGCCGGTGAGTGCAAGACGGTCTGAAGCCTTGGCGGCGTTGCGGGGAAGATTTCAGTGTGCTTGGTGTACTGTGGGTACTCTGGCCCCTGTCCCTATGCACCAGTGTACCTGATAGAAAGGACTTTAGCACTGTGGCCTCCAGTCGGTGCTCTTTCGGTTGAAGCGTTAGGTGAGAATGCATTAGTTCATTGGTGATCCAGGTGCAGGACCTTGTCACTGAGAAATTGTATTTTGGAGTCGCCTTCGGTTTGCCTCACCCGCTTTGCTGTACAGAAAGTgcgggaggtgggggaggaaaggaggcgCCGACGCCAAACAAGCTCGGAGTGGCGGCGTGGCCTAGGGTAGGGAGACCAACAGCTCTAGGCAGTGAGGGTCCCAAGAGAAAAGGCTGGCAGTGGCCGAGAGCACCATTGGGTTTGGCTTGCAGCCCGGTTATATGAAATGTCCCCAGGGCGGCAGGCTTGGAGCTGTTACTAGCAAGGGCTATGAATCCTTCTGTCCAGCCGGATCTTCAGGCACCCGGCACCTCCAGGTCTCGGGgattttccttcccctcctaGCAAGCTGCTCTCACCAAAGACACTGGAGCTGGCAGATCCTCACAGTGGGCTATGAGGGGCTCAATTCGCATTTCTTTGTCGTCCGGGGCTTTCCAGCGGACTCCCGCACCATCCTGGCTCTGAACAGTtgcgggggctgggggggggtcTGAGGCCCAGAAACATCTGCCCGAAGTCTTAAGGGCCAGGAAAGGTTTAGGACTCGCCTGGCTTTAGAACTAGTTTATTTGCAGTCATTTTCTCTCTTAAGTTTGTGACAAATCCgatgctcattttttttctccttttccccctaGTCTAAATCACaagatgggggcggggggggggttgGAAGACCAAAACAAACCAAGGCTGTAGACCGGTTGTGGCTGGGGGCAGAAATTAAGGTCTTTAGGATTTTAAATACTCTGAACTGCTTACGGAAGGGAATGTGGGCTAGTGGAGTAGGTCCTTTTTGGATCCAACGAAATAGCGGGATAGAGGATCCTGGGACCTATTAGGGAGGGGAAACATGCAACCCCTGGTTGGATAAGTGATAAAGTGGTGGTTGTTTCAGCGATTTAAAATTTGCTGAAAGGAAAGTACTACTAAAGATAACGTTCCCTAGAGCTCACTTCCTCATCACCCACTAGCCTTAAAGTAGAGTAGATTCGGTCCAGGCCCGTTTCTCCCCAAACCAAATAGCCGCTATTTATCATGTGGGTCAGTTTCCCTAAGAAAGGGGGGGGATCTGCTCCGGGGTATCTGCTGTGGGGGGAGTTGTTTGATGTTTTCCTGGACGCACCAGGTTGGCACCCGGTTtgtgactgagaaaaaaaaaaaaagaatgagaggtTTCGggctttatttttgatttttgttgatCAGCCTTGTCCTTCCCAGGAGGCAGCGGGAAGATGTGGCTGGTAGCTGAGTTCCGGAGAGGCCCCTCTGCtaccttatttttctctttggccCCCACACTCATTCCCGTTCTTTCTGTTCTATTCTTTCCGCCTCTGTTTTCTCGGCTTGTCTGCTCCTATTGCGCGCGTGGGTCTCGGCCTTACCCCGCCTGGACTCTCAGTCCTGGGAGGAACGGCGCTCGGACCCAAGGCTGTGCGGCTCAGTTATTCGGGACTCCCGGGACTAAGTTGCTTGCCCGGCCTAGCCAGACTTCCCAAGATCTTTCTTTCGCCTCCTCCTTCGCCTCCCGGCGCCCGCAGGAGAGAAGCGGGTGCAGTGTGGGCCTTGGGGTGGCTGGGGTTGGAACGTGGGACCCAGAGAGTGAGAGTGAGGCTGTGGGATGTGTGTGCGGGCAAGTGCTCGTGGAAGGGGAAGGCGTGCTTCGGATTGCGAGGACACAGTTTGCTTGTGTAAGCCCGTATCCAGGGGCCAGACACTGGGACACTTTGCAAACTGGCGCCCGAGGGCGAGGGGACTGTCCTACGGAGGGATGTAGAGCTGGACGCTTGGTGGGAAGGGGCGTAGCGGGGGAGAGGGGGGCCCTGGGCCCCGGGCTTCTGTAAGGGTGACCCAGGCCTCAGGTCGTAGGGTCGGAAAGTTCTTCCGGGGCGGGAGCTGTGGCCTCCCGCCTCCCACGGCCCCTCTGGTCTTGGCGCGCTGCCCTCGCCCAGAGGCAGGACGCAAACCTTCCCGAAACCAGAGCGGGGCTGCAGGTCGGCTTGGGGCTCACAATCGGTGGTCGGAGCCCGCGAGGGGCCCCGGACGTGCACTTTGCGGCGCTGTTTGCGCTCCACAGTCGCAGGAGTCTCCAGCAGATCGGCTGGCCGGCTCGGCCTCCCTGAGTcccagctttgtgtgtgtgtgtgtgtgtgtgtgtgtgtgtgtgtgtgtgtgtgtgtgtgtgtatgtgtgtgcctggcgGCGTAATTACTGATTTGATTCCAATCCATTATTTAGACAATTGAACCTACAGTCTCGTCTTTAGTAAAATGAGGCGAAGTCAGATTTGATTACAGGTTCAGTCCCAGCGACAAGAGCTCGAAACCCGATGGGTTAATAACAGATCACGAGTAAATTATTCATGATTTTACGAGCTCTTTAGCTCCATTGAATCGGCCTAAttgagaggaaaaaagggggggagaAAGCCCTGGtcctcccccccttctctcaGCCCCTCGCTCCTCCCCAGAACTGATCTTGGGGAATCACCACACCGCCCCGGGCTTTAGGGGCTCGAGTGAGGGGGTCTGGGTATCGGTGCCCCTTCCACTGTTCTGGCTCCGTCagttccagctccagctccaaccCCGGCCTTCACGCCGGCCGGCAGGGCCTTGGCCCGGCCACCTAGGGCTTCCCAGGCTCTTTCCTCCTGGCTCGACTTCCTAGCCAATAGCCGTTTGGAAAAGTCTTCTCCATAGGGTCCTTGTCTCCTTGAGCCCGGGATTAGTTCTGTCACGCGGACTCCCCACCACATATCCCCTTTATTTCCAAGACTCTCCATTCAGCTCTCCCCCCCCCCCNNNNNNNNNNNNNNNNNNNNNNNNNNNNNNNNNNNNNNNNNNNNNNNNNNNNNNNNNNNNNNNNNNNNNNNNNNNNNNNNNNNNNNNNNNNNNNNNNNNNNNNNNNNNNNNNNNNNNNNNNNNNNNNNNNNNNNNNNNNNNNNNNNNNNNNNNNNNNNNNNNNNNNNNNNNNNNNNNNNNNNNNNNNNNNNNNNNNNNNNNNNNNNNNNNNNNNNNNNNNNNNNNNNNNNNNNNNNNNNNNNNNNNNNNNNNNNNNNNNNNNNNNNNNNNNNNNNNNNNNNNNNNNNNNNNNNNNNNNNNNNNNNNNCCCCCCCCCTCGGTACCACCTTCCCCCATAGTGGGCCGCTCTCAGGGCACCTCCCTTGGGCCTGCAGGGCGCCAGGGTCCCCACGGAGCTCATTAACAGCAGTGAGGCCCAGGTGGGGGCTGGGCAGAGGGATGAGCCCAGAGATTCCCCCTGGGGGAGGCCTGCCCCAACCCGGCAGAACTGGGGgctgggagaaagaggagggtcCATTCCCTGTGCGGTTTAATGCTG
The nucleotide sequence above comes from Mastomys coucha isolate ucsf_1 unplaced genomic scaffold, UCSF_Mcou_1 pScaffold15, whole genome shotgun sequence. Encoded proteins:
- the Lhx2 gene encoding LIM/homeobox protein Lhx2 isoform X2, translated to MLFHSLSGPEVHGVIDEMDRRVKSEAPAISSAIDRGDTETTMPSISSDRAALCAGCGGKISDRYYLLAVDKQWHMRCLKCCECKLNLESELTCFSKDGSIYCKEDYYRRFSVQRCARCHLGISASEMVMRARDLVYHLNCFTCTTCNKMLTTGDHFGMKDSLVYCRLHFEALLQGEYPAHFNHADVAAAAAAAAAAKSAGLGSAGANPLGLPYYNGVGTVQKGRPRKRKSPGPGADLAAYNAALSCNENDAEHLDRDQPYPSSQKTKRMRTSFKHHQLRTMKSYFAINHNPDAKDLKQLAQKTGLTKRVLQVWFQNARAKFRRNLLRQENTGVDKTSDATLQTGTPSGPASELSNASLSPSSTPTTLTDLTSPTLPTVTSVLTSVPGNLEGHEPHSPSQTTLTNLF
- the Lhx2 gene encoding LIM/homeobox protein Lhx2 isoform X1; the protein is MLFHSLSGPEVHGVIDEMDRRVKSEAPAISSAIDRGDTETTMPSISSDRAALCAGCGGKISDRYYLLAVDKQWHMRCLKCCECKLNLESELTCFSKDGSIYCKEDYYSPSLHGPHRRFSVQRCARCHLGISASEMVMRARDLVYHLNCFTCTTCNKMLTTGDHFGMKDSLVYCRLHFEALLQGEYPAHFNHADVAAAAAAAAAAKSAGLGSAGANPLGLPYYNGVGTVQKGRPRKRKSPGPGADLAAYNAALSCNENDAEHLDRDQPYPSSQKTKRMRTSFKHHQLRTMKSYFAINHNPDAKDLKQLAQKTGLTKRVLQVWFQNARAKFRRNLLRQENTGVDKTSDATLQTGTPSGPASELSNASLSPSSTPTTLTDLTSPTLPTVTSVLTSVPGNLEGHEPHSPSQTTLTNLF
- the Lhx2 gene encoding LIM/homeobox protein Lhx2 isoform X3, whose product is MPSISSDRAALCAGCGGKISDRYYLLAVDKQWHMRCLKCCECKLNLESELTCFSKDGSIYCKEDYYSPSLHGPHRRFSVQRCARCHLGISASEMVMRARDLVYHLNCFTCTTCNKMLTTGDHFGMKDSLVYCRLHFEALLQGEYPAHFNHADVAAAAAAAAAAKSAGLGSAGANPLGLPYYNGVGTVQKGRPRKRKSPGPGADLAAYNAALSCNENDAEHLDRDQPYPSSQKTKRMRTSFKHHQLRTMKSYFAINHNPDAKDLKQLAQKTGLTKRVLQVWFQNARAKFRRNLLRQENTGVDKTSDATLQTGTPSGPASELSNASLSPSSTPTTLTDLTSPTLPTVTSVLTSVPGNLEGHEPHSPSQTTLTNLF